In Methanotorris formicicus Mc-S-70, a single genomic region encodes these proteins:
- a CDS encoding membrane protein, translating to MNETALLNIVGNFHGYIPLGDIVFYLTDFSIICFLIAVFFTIVVYLSKPEKQLEAQLHEFGDTFHEVSLKELKIRRMMAIFCGIATSGAMLTGDLFDYALFLALVGIANIGIVSAVKREWVLNAAYQYGIIAMVAGLPLFGSAAMILAKTGILSLFELAKTNADLFYPKVLFAVGMAGETGVAPFYAAKAEMFRAPGAPYILMIHLSSLLIIVRTVEILLTI from the coding sequence ATGAATGAAACTGCTTTATTAAACATTGTTGGGAACTTTCATGGGTATATTCCACTTGGGGATATTGTATTTTATTTAACCGACTTTTCAATTATTTGCTTTTTGATAGCGGTATTTTTCACCATTGTTGTTTATCTATCAAAACCAGAAAAGCAGTTGGAAGCACAATTGCATGAGTTTGGGGATACGTTTCATGAAGTTAGTTTAAAGGAATTAAAAATCAGAAGGATGATGGCAATATTCTGCGGAATTGCAACAAGTGGAGCAATGCTCACTGGAGATTTGTTTGATTATGCTTTATTCTTAGCATTGGTTGGGATTGCAAATATCGGTATTGTCTCTGCGGTAAAAAGGGAGTGGGTTCTAAATGCTGCCTACCAATATGGAATTATAGCAATGGTTGCAGGATTGCCATTATTTGGTTCAGCGGCAATGATACTTGCCAAAACAGGGATTTTATCTTTATTTGAATTGGCAAAAACTAATGCAGACCTTTTCTATCCAAAAGTTCTATTTGCTGTTGGAATGGCAGGAGAAACTGGTGTAGCCCCATTCTACGCAGCAAAGGCAGAGATGTTTAGGGCCCCAGGAGCCCCATATATCCTAATGATACACCTCTCATCACTATTAATTATTGTCAGAACTGTTGAAATCTTGCTAACAATTTGA
- a CDS encoding EhaG family protein gives MMENIIYTLYNPSILVAFIVGVLSLFALSYQKSDLHILLLTDLIECAMLVVIACVGTDLAEALILPGLVVGMAELLAVSEILVMKKSLSKNKPKKKLFEEFLLPLHHGVLEHDVEMEILKTSPKFLALILVVYGAILSGFTGGAVIASGLLYYALSQRALGRKFDETIKTLWEGISGLSGIAWALWVFGFIGLFINPDNYLVYLMLAGLGLVIKVGSKLGLIGYIGEVK, from the coding sequence ATGATGGAAAATATAATTTACACCTTATATAATCCTTCGATACTTGTTGCATTTATTGTGGGGGTATTGTCCTTGTTTGCATTATCTTATCAAAAATCTGATCTGCATATTCTACTGCTTACTGACTTAATAGAGTGTGCCATGCTTGTGGTTATTGCATGTGTTGGGACTGATTTAGCAGAGGCGTTAATTTTACCTGGTTTGGTTGTAGGTATGGCAGAGTTACTGGCAGTTTCAGAGATATTGGTTATGAAGAAATCACTATCCAAAAACAAACCAAAGAAAAAACTGTTTGAGGAATTTTTATTGCCTTTACATCATGGTGTTTTAGAGCATGATGTTGAGATGGAAATATTAAAAACATCTCCAAAGTTCTTGGCATTGATTCTTGTTGTTTATGGTGCAATATTGAGTGGATTTACAGGAGGGGCAGTAATAGCAAGTGGTCTTCTTTATTACGCGTTATCTCAGAGGGCATTGGGTAGGAAGTTTGATGAAACCATTAAAACTTTATGGGAAGGAATTTCTGGCTTATCTGGAATTGCCTGGGCTTTATGGGTTTTTGGATTTATTGGATTATTTATCAACCCAGATAACTATCTTGTATACCTAATGCTCGCAGGATTAGGGTTGGTCATAAAGGTTGGTTCAAAATTAGGATTAATTGGCTACATCGGTGAGGTAAAATAA
- a CDS encoding EhaF family protein has translation MNKLSRIWNYLSKPQIVPRIFAVFLALIMIFGLLLPHKLNENQLYPKPTPQSQILKTPLAPYDRGGVPLEKPADIVSQYPKYEPLLGKITAYLTPIAEWISKKTLYFGTTIVSTPGGILDEILYYTRGFDTILESTILLVSFIIFSWMLMNRDG, from the coding sequence ATGAATAAACTAAGCAGAATTTGGAATTATCTATCAAAGCCCCAAATTGTTCCAAGAATATTTGCAGTATTCTTGGCGTTGATTATGATATTTGGTTTATTGTTGCCCCATAAATTAAATGAAAATCAACTCTATCCAAAACCCACCCCGCAATCCCAAATACTAAAAACACCACTTGCCCCCTACGATAGGGGGGGAGTTCCACTCGAAAAGCCAGCAGATATAGTTTCCCAGTATCCAAAATATGAACCACTACTTGGAAAAATAACTGCCTATTTAACCCCAATAGCAGAATGGATTAGTAAAAAGACACTTTATTTTGGAACCACAATTGTCTCAACACCGGGTGGAATTTTGGATGAAATACTTTACTACACAAGGGGATTCGATACAATCCTTGAAAGTACAATACTATTGGTTTCATTTATCATATTCAGTTGGATGCTTATGAATAGGGATGGGTGA
- a CDS encoding EhaE family protein — MDLITLIIYLGYFLLVVGTIGVVFGPMTDDPFKRLLNIEVPSIGVALIFLAYNETLALMTFLGVNAILILVLVRAIVMNTEFGEEDANE; from the coding sequence ATGGACTTGATAACTCTAATAATATACCTTGGATATTTCCTGTTGGTTGTTGGGACAATAGGGGTTGTATTTGGTCCTATGACTGATGACCCATTTAAAAGGTTGTTGAATATTGAGGTGCCATCTATAGGGGTTGCATTGATATTTTTGGCATATAATGAAACGCTTGCATTGATGACATTTCTTGGAGTTAATGCAATACTCATCCTTGTATTGGTTAGGGCAATTGTAATGAACACTGAATTTGGCGAGGAGGATGCAAATGAATAA
- a CDS encoding DUF2108 domain-containing protein — protein MDILPIVSAICCVLGAIGVIVHTNSINKIIMFAFLESGLIGLTASCYYLDVAIVSSILEPIGSVVLLLGLIKYEVVKKSKKKYGRKLPILAK, from the coding sequence ATGGATATATTACCAATTGTATCTGCAATTTGTTGTGTTCTTGGTGCTATTGGGGTTATTGTGCATACAAATTCAATAAATAAAATTATAATGTTTGCGTTTCTTGAGAGTGGGTTAATTGGACTTACTGCATCGTGTTATTATTTGGATGTTGCCATTGTATCTTCAATCTTAGAGCCAATAGGTTCTGTGGTTTTATTGCTTGGATTGATTAAGTATGAGGTTGTTAAAAAGAGCAAAAAGAAATATGGAAGAAAATTGCCCATATTAGCAAAATAA
- a CDS encoding DUF2109 domain-containing protein, giving the protein MDLSSIIIGFIAVICGFRVFLTQSRARKLLYLCCLNFCIAALIALYIKSPMGGLASIVYLISSTLSSNAIAYTLEQMKKIE; this is encoded by the coding sequence ATGGATTTATCATCAATAATAATTGGATTTATTGCAGTTATTTGTGGGTTTAGAGTTTTCTTAACTCAAAGTAGGGCGAGGAAGTTGTTGTATCTCTGCTGTCTAAATTTCTGCATTGCGGCATTGATAGCATTGTATATAAAAAGCCCCATGGGTGGTTTGGCATCTATTGTTTACTTAATCTCATCTACATTGTCAAGTAACGCTATAGCATATACATTGGAGCAGATGAAAAAAATAGAATAA
- the ehaA gene encoding energy-converting NiFe hydrogenase A subunit EhaA gives MEYYVVSVIASIIFALIMKVPIIPKERPIRDTFETSVLFPTPIIALGLTAVDKVLFTPDLMSCVLIGLISALFSKFSDGIFG, from the coding sequence ATGGAGTATTATGTGGTTTCAGTGATAGCGTCAATAATCTTTGCCCTTATAATGAAAGTTCCCATAATTCCAAAAGAAAGGCCAATAAGAGATACATTTGAAACATCAGTTTTATTTCCGACCCCAATCATTGCATTGGGTTTAACAGCGGTAGACAAAGTTTTATTTACTCCTGATTTAATGTCCTGTGTTTTGATTGGTTTAATATCTGCATTGTTTTCAAAATTTTCAGATGGGATATTTGGATAA
- a CDS encoding helix-turn-helix domain-containing protein — protein sequence MYKKLNIIERAILLNPKYVKIFREKLNITQSKLAEESGVSQSHLSMLEKGKRKATEMIAAAITLGLLKCSNVWDMEDPIMYLLDVLSLTKLEEAIVEFINDINNSGNSPSFKRFVRYIEGYPVMVVDREVFTEELKKRLDVIEIKSIEFRRGRMAVKGLHSDRREVVIDLDCSDIRRLEKKVSKKINKKTIIQIFPKDEVPPIYSVNRDCMIVHCWE from the coding sequence ATGTATAAAAAGTTGAACATCATAGAAAGAGCCATATTACTAAACCCCAAATATGTGAAGATATTCCGTGAAAAGTTAAATATAACCCAGTCTAAACTTGCAGAGGAGAGTGGGGTTAGCCAATCTCATTTGAGTATGCTTGAAAAGGGAAAGAGAAAGGCAACTGAAATGATTGCAGCAGCAATAACCCTTGGTTTATTAAAATGTAGTAATGTCTGGGATATGGAAGACCCCATAATGTACCTCCTTGATGTCCTATCATTAACTAAATTGGAAGAGGCCATAGTTGAGTTCATCAATGACATAAACAATTCTGGAAATTCTCCTTCATTTAAAAGATTTGTTAGATATATTGAAGGTTATCCTGTGATGGTGGTTGATAGGGAAGTATTTACAGAAGAATTAAAAAAAAGATTGGATGTTATTGAAATTAAAAGTATAGAATTCAGAAGAGGTCGCATGGCTGTAAAAGGCTTACATTCGGACAGGAGGGAGGTTGTTATTGACCTCGATTGCTCAGATATTAGGAGGTTGGAGAAGAAGGTTTCAAAGAAGATAAATAAAAAAACAATAATTCAAATATTTCCAAAGGATGAAGTTCCTCCAATTTACTCTGTTAATAGGGACTGCATGATTGTTCACTGTTGGGAATAA